TTTTGATGTTGAAATTAGTTCAAATGCAGCCATGTTTGGAGAACAGAAACTAATTTTTTGCGTATGCAGAGATATTACAGAACGCAAAAAGGCAGAGAAGGAATTGCTGCATGCTAAACTGGAAGCTGAATCTGCTAATAGGGCAAAGTCTCAGTTCATTGCGAACATGAGCCATGAATTAAGGACTCCACTTAATTCAGTAATTGGTTTTTCAGATATATTGAGTAGTAACATGGGTGGTGAACTGACAGAGAACCAACTCAGATATGTCACTTATATCAATGAAACTGGTAAGCATCTTCTAGAGATCATAAACGATATTCTCGATCTGTCACTAATAGAGGCAGAAAAAATGGAATTAGACTGCGAGACATTTTCTGTTAAGGAAATACTCGATAAGCTTGTTAATCAGATGACACCTATGGCATCAGAGAAAAATATCAGTATTACAGTTGATAATAAAATCCAGCCAGACGAAATTGTCGCTGACATACTGAAATTCAAACAGATTATGTACAACCTGCTCAGCAATGCCATTAAGTTCACCCCTGATAAAGGCAAAGTTTCTGTTACTGCAATAAAAATAGATAATGAGGTACAGATTTCAGTATCAGATACAGGGGTTGGTATTCCAGAACAATGGCTGGAACATATATTCACTCCATTCGTGCAGGTCAATGGATCGCACACAAGAAGATACGGTGGGACTGGATTGGGGCTTTCTATTGTAAAGCATTTTGTTGAAATGCACAAAGGGAATATCTGGGTAACGAGCGAAGAAGGTAAGGGAAGTACGTTTACGTTCACAATTATAGTTCCTGATACTACTAACTGAGGAGAAATTGTAGAGAAAGCCATTGAGAATATTGACAGGTTCAGTGAGAAATACCGGATATCTCAGTTCATCTTGGACAAGGATATTGGAAAGCGAATGATGATGGAAATGGCTTGAAACTATTTATGCCATATTAGGAAAAAAGCCATGTCAATATATGTTTGATAATATATAATTTATATGTATAAGCTCGTTTCAAAATATAAATACAACTTAATGCAATAGTTATATGAGAGTTTGGATTGCTTTAAGTCCTAAACTGCGCATAACCAAGAAAGGGGAGTATACATGGAACATGATGAAATCATTAACGATGTAAGAAATGCTATTGCCCGTATAAAGGGGGTAGAAACTACCTATTTACTCAGTGAAGATGATCAGGAGATTGTCAGGGAACTTGAGAAGAAGGCTGATGAGATGACCCTGCTGGGACTTGGCAGGGGAGATAATAAAGGTGTAAAAGCTGTCCTGAAAAATAATGTGATTTTCGCATTCACCACAAATATGGATTTCAATTGGCCTGAAGGACCAAGTGTTATCCTGATGCATGACGATCGTATTGTAGGCCAGAGCCTTGACGATGAAGCTAAACTGGAGGAAATGAGGTCATGCAAGGATAAATTATTGATCGGTAACATTGTAATATATGACACAAGTGTCTTAAAAGGAATGGATGCCAAGACAAATCCACTGATCGTTGTATTACCTGCAAAGTCCTGTAAAGAGGTAGAGTGTGTAGATAAGGTATGTAATGTAGTCCTCGCATCACCATCCACGCCAAGCGATGAATATCTAAAAGGAAAAATGGGACTTGAGTGTCTCCACGGGAAAGGTACTTTCCTGCTGGGATTTGATTTTGATTCCTCGGCTCTGTAGAATACCTACTTTGAGTATTATTTTAGCTTTCAATTTAAAAAATAAATCTATTGGGTTTTTGGTGGCAGATAACATCTAGGGTATTTACCCTTTTCTAAATAGTAGATGAAAATAGAATAGGAAGTAGGGTTTCTACAGAGCTACTTTTGATAATACTTAAATAAAAAATAGTTTAATGTCAGAAGGCTTCAAGCCTCCTGCCATCCTGTTTCTGTAAGTGTTTCAACAGCACTTTCTTTTACTTTTATTGTGTACTGACAGTTTCCATCATCAAGGCTTTCCTGGCTCATTTCTGACACTTCAATGTTATATACAGTGCCAAAATATGCGATCGCAAGTTCTTCCCCGGTTGGTTCTTTGAAGAAATTGATATTTCCTTCTGCATACCATATCTGCCATGGCGTTTCGTTGCATTTCATTTCCTCTGATACCATAGTGATAGTCTGTTCCAGCATTACCTGACTCACTTCATCCCAGACACCGTCAATTGTTGCGGTTATCACATTCCAGTTGTAAAGAACCACTTCAATATCGTGTTCAGTTATTACCTGAGTTATCATTTCTCCGGATCTGTTTCCATAGCCGCCGTGGCTGCTTGTGAATGTATAGGTTAGTGTAGATTCACCGGGATTCTCTGTGCTTAACTGATAATCTGTGAATTCAAGATCAGAGCCATCAAAACTGTAAGTTGGTGCATTAATTATCCATTCACTGGCAGTTTCTTTAGCTTCGTCTTCAGTAGGCGCGATTACATATTCTATTAGTTTAATTAGCTCATCGTTTATTTTGTTCAGGCCATCCGGCATATATTCGGAAGCATATGGTTCAACCTTGACAACTTTTGTAGTATCGCCCTGCATAACCTGGATCTCAAGTGTGCCTGTGTCCGCGACGATAGGCATGCCATCTTCGGGTTCATAGAGTTCATCCATTTCCATGAAGTTGTTGTCATTAAAAAGAGAAATTAGTTCTTCTCTGGTCTTCTGGTCAATAGGTTTGACATATCTGGCTGTCAGTTCATCCTGATAATTGTAATAGCTGAATTCCACGTCAGTTGAATTTACAATCATCCTTTGAACTGCCATTTCAGGTAGTGTGTAAGCACCGTATGAAAGGCGCACTATTGTAGCATCATCAGACACTGCATTTTCATTAGTATCGTTCTGCACTTCAGTGCAGCCAGCACTTATTAGAAAAAGTGCGAGTAATAAAATAGTTATCAGTTTCTTCAATAATAACCCTCCCGTTATTATATTGCTTCGTTGCTTCTATATTATTGTTCTTATTGTTCGTACTGTCTTTCTGACAATAAGCATGCCTGAAATAACTGATTGGTGAATGTATGTCTTCTGAATCGTAACTTTTGTCAGATGGTACCTTGATATGTGATTTTGATAAAGCAGTTCCAGGAATACTTGTTTCATGCTTAATTACTTAAATTATTTTTAATGCCTTGAAAAAGATTGTATGTGGAAATGAAGCTTTTCTAAAGCTTTATTTTCTATTTTCATGCTACAATTGGCCATTCTTTTGTTAAGTATGCTTATATTAAAACCGGATAATCAGGGATTTATCAGAACGCATTGGCACATGTTAGACAATACTCAAGTTCCACTGTAGCTGGGCTGTATTGGCTGAAAATCACACTAATGGTATAAAAAAGGAGGAATGGAATGGAACCAATTCGAAAGTTCAATAGGTTCGAATTAAAGTATCTGCTTTCAATAGAGCAGGCACGTGAATTAAAAAAGCAGATAGGGGCTTACATGCTTCCTGACCAATACGCATGGGATACAGGAGACTATGTGATCTCCAGTCTGTATTATGACAGTCCGGGTCTTCAATGTTATTGGGAAAAAATAGATGGGCTGAAATTTCGCAAAAAGCTCAGAGTTCGCATATATGAGACTGAAGAGAACATAACAGAGGATTCCATGGTTTTTGTCGAGATCAAACAACGTTACGACAAAACGATACAGAAACGCAGGATAGCAATACCTTACAGGGATGCTATGACACTCTGCAACGAGCGCTGTTTCCCGGATGAGTATGACGAAAGGGACAGACCCGTTATGGAAGAGGTTCTGGCAATGATCGAGGAAAGAAACCTCCAGCCAACACTCATTACAAGTTATTTCAGACACGCTTATACAGGAACGGATTATGACAACGGCCTGAGGATAACATTTGACTCGAACATAAGATACAGGATTAATGACCTGGATCTGGCCTCCAAGAACCCTGGAAGATACATAGTATCGCCTGACCGGGTGATCATGGAGATCAAAGCTAATGAAAGGGTACCTTACTGGCTTACAGAACTCATCGCCCAGAACAACTACAGACTTGTCAGAATCAGCAAATACTGTACAGGACTGGACGTGGAGAACGAGTTCCCCAGAAAAATTGAGGTTTACTAATGGCAATAGATATTGAAAGTCTGTTAGATTTTGAAGACCTGAGCGGAACCTTCACAACAAGCGACGTTTTTGTTGGTCTTGTTTTAGGTTTCATATTGTTGGCAGCCATTGGATGGCTTTACAAACGCACGCACAAAGGAACATCTTACACCCAGAGTTACG
The sequence above is a segment of the uncultured Methanolobus sp. genome. Coding sequences within it:
- a CDS encoding ATP-binding protein; the encoded protein is MKQKEWKYRHAYNLLHGIMESPKDISILALDRNYQYLVFNKSHQVIAEQIWGAKIAVGASFLTYIKDPSNREKAKVNFDRTLAGESFTIIEEYRDILLKRHWYENVFSPLKDDEGNVIGLTVFLTDISKLKKNEIKIAEEGVRRRVLIEQSSDGIVVLGKDGKVFEANHKYAEMLGYSQEEVLSLHIWDWDAQFTRDELENMRSNIDVKGDHFETIHRRKDGTLFDVEISSNAAMFGEQKLIFCVCRDITERKKAEKELLHAKLEAESANRAKSQFIANMSHELRTPLNSVIGFSDILSSNMGGELTENQLRYVTYINETGKHLLEIINDILDLSLIEAEKMELDCETFSVKEILDKLVNQMTPMASEKNISITVDNKIQPDEIVADILKFKQIMYNLLSNAIKFTPDKGKVSVTAIKIDNEVQISVSDTGVGIPEQWLEHIFTPFVQVNGSHTRRYGGTGLGLSIVKHFVEMHKGNIWVTSEEGKGSTFTFTIIVPDTTN
- a CDS encoding polyphosphate polymerase domain-containing protein gives rise to the protein MEPIRKFNRFELKYLLSIEQARELKKQIGAYMLPDQYAWDTGDYVISSLYYDSPGLQCYWEKIDGLKFRKKLRVRIYETEENITEDSMVFVEIKQRYDKTIQKRRIAIPYRDAMTLCNERCFPDEYDERDRPVMEEVLAMIEERNLQPTLITSYFRHAYTGTDYDNGLRITFDSNIRYRINDLDLASKNPGRYIVSPDRVIMEIKANERVPYWLTELIAQNNYRLVRISKYCTGLDVENEFPRKIEVY